One Chitinophaga sp. H8 DNA window includes the following coding sequences:
- a CDS encoding 7TM diverse intracellular signaling domain-containing protein — protein sequence MKHSPPYLLYTGLFMLMLTGILSAAKTVAQSYQPVLTIHEQNDDHLSAYYTYWLQPSRTVPDIVSANNAYQAGAFRHWHLNKTLSLGYATKFVWLRVEVKGATVYPVRLLWSIYNFADTVVLYREINGKPEKVSEGSSWHIAGKRLFPARAMSMPFWLQPGEHAVLYLCIGNLTGNIYFPTDITTTEDFLQWEQTFLFQQNWAWLIGFYAFSMLFSLILFAFLRDRIYLWYCLYVLLNAVFLLMEDGIDAMVFPQWLYSACWITGQYNMMLLSCSTGIKIMQLFISQRRFNPQLNRLGNYLIIFNTLFVIVQVSLIAWFSKPDHYELIHGLQKTGDALIVVTLCFVLYSLVKGVIKGSLQCRYYSITFFFFLAGCALFLLNHTGITNFNLMKPNALAWGLFFELLTLSALLTGRFRYTLEKISSLQLQEFKAQAALSTQLILAQDEERKRLAADLHDGIGAKLTAIRLLLQRKSARTLLQENEELKTLGAELENGLKGVAEELRNISHELMPPDFAEKRLKESVEELATNINLSPGVVVRTYIEAPLDQLPLEVQLILFRILTELVNNIIRHSGATEAMIQALIDEKNIQLIAEDNGNGFNSGTLRPPGIGLKNTKSRVEYLSGTMYIDTNVAGTGTTIIINIPNKYGS from the coding sequence ATGAAGCATTCTCCCCCATACCTGCTTTATACCGGGTTGTTCATGCTGATGCTTACCGGAATATTGTCCGCTGCAAAAACAGTGGCACAATCTTACCAGCCGGTACTCACCATTCATGAACAGAATGACGATCATCTGTCGGCATATTATACCTACTGGTTGCAACCTTCCCGTACCGTACCCGATATAGTGTCAGCAAACAATGCTTACCAGGCAGGTGCTTTCCGCCATTGGCATCTTAATAAAACCCTGAGCCTGGGGTATGCTACCAAATTTGTATGGTTAAGGGTGGAAGTAAAAGGCGCTACTGTTTATCCTGTCCGGCTGTTATGGAGCATTTATAATTTTGCAGATACGGTGGTGTTGTACCGGGAGATAAACGGGAAACCGGAAAAGGTAAGTGAAGGTTCTTCCTGGCATATTGCCGGCAAACGCCTGTTTCCTGCCCGTGCAATGAGTATGCCATTCTGGTTGCAGCCAGGAGAGCATGCGGTATTGTATCTGTGCATTGGTAATCTGACAGGCAATATCTATTTCCCTACTGATATTACCACCACAGAAGATTTTTTGCAATGGGAGCAAACATTTCTGTTCCAGCAAAACTGGGCCTGGCTGATTGGTTTTTATGCTTTTAGCATGTTGTTCAGCCTCATCCTCTTTGCCTTCCTCAGAGACCGGATATATTTGTGGTATTGTTTGTATGTGCTGCTGAATGCGGTATTTCTCCTGATGGAAGATGGCATCGATGCCATGGTGTTTCCGCAGTGGCTGTATAGCGCCTGCTGGATAACAGGGCAGTATAATATGATGTTGCTGAGCTGCAGTACCGGGATTAAGATCATGCAGCTGTTCATTTCACAACGCCGGTTTAATCCGCAGCTGAACAGGCTGGGGAATTACCTGATAATTTTCAATACCCTGTTTGTAATCGTACAGGTATCCCTGATAGCCTGGTTTTCAAAACCGGATCATTATGAGCTGATACACGGGTTGCAAAAAACCGGTGATGCCCTGATTGTAGTGACCCTTTGTTTTGTGTTGTATTCATTGGTGAAGGGCGTGATAAAAGGAAGCCTGCAGTGCCGGTATTATAGCATTACTTTCTTTTTCTTCCTGGCAGGCTGTGCGCTTTTTCTGTTGAATCATACCGGGATTACCAACTTTAACCTGATGAAACCCAATGCACTCGCATGGGGTCTTTTCTTTGAGCTGCTTACCCTGTCTGCATTACTTACCGGAAGGTTCAGGTATACCCTGGAGAAGATCAGCAGTTTGCAATTACAGGAATTTAAGGCACAGGCAGCATTGTCCACACAGTTGATCCTGGCGCAGGATGAAGAAAGAAAACGGCTGGCGGCCGACCTGCATGATGGTATCGGCGCTAAGCTAACGGCTATTCGTTTGTTATTGCAACGTAAGAGCGCCCGGACATTGCTGCAGGAAAATGAGGAATTAAAAACACTGGGAGCCGAGCTGGAAAATGGATTGAAAGGAGTAGCTGAGGAGTTGCGCAATATCAGTCATGAGCTGATGCCCCCGGATTTTGCAGAGAAGCGGTTAAAAGAATCCGTAGAAGAACTGGCCACCAATATCAATCTTTCTCCTGGCGTAGTGGTACGTACTTATATAGAAGCACCGCTGGACCAGCTGCCATTGGAAGTACAACTGATCCTGTTCCGTATCCTGACCGAACTGGTCAATAATATCATCCGGCATTCGGGTGCTACGGAAGCCATGATACAGGCATTGATAGATGAAAAAAACATACAGCTGATTGCGGAAGATAATGGGAACGGGTTCAATTCCGGGACGCTGCGGCCACCCGGAATAGGTTTAAAGAATACAAAATCAAGGGTGGAATATCTTTCCGGCACCATGTATATAGATACCAATGTAGCAGGCACCGGCACTACGATCATTATTAATATCCCTAATAAATATGGCAGCTGA
- a CDS encoding response regulator transcription factor, which translates to MAAEINIVIADDHCMLANGLALLIAEETDMAVTAVCSNGKTLMASLREHAAAVDVVILDINMPELDGLTALPMIVSGFPDIKVLVLSMYTSAEIIRRVQKAGAQGFLYKGAETALLIAAVREIHAGGTAFEQEKRGHAAELTDDAFIKLSTLSPREKEVAKLIRDGQTTPRIAQQLFIAEYTVNTHRKNIIHKLGLKSTAELIKFATENNL; encoded by the coding sequence ATGGCAGCTGAAATAAATATTGTGATTGCTGATGATCACTGTATGTTGGCTAACGGGCTGGCATTATTAATTGCTGAAGAAACAGACATGGCTGTTACAGCAGTTTGTTCCAACGGAAAAACATTGATGGCCAGTTTGCGCGAACATGCCGCAGCCGTCGATGTGGTGATCCTGGATATCAATATGCCCGAACTGGATGGGCTGACGGCATTACCCATGATCGTATCTGGCTTCCCGGATATAAAAGTACTGGTGCTAAGTATGTATACCTCTGCAGAGATTATCCGGCGTGTACAAAAAGCAGGCGCGCAGGGCTTTTTGTATAAAGGCGCAGAAACAGCTTTGCTGATAGCTGCTGTGCGGGAAATACATGCCGGCGGCACTGCTTTTGAACAGGAAAAGCGTGGGCATGCAGCGGAGCTGACGGATGATGCCTTTATTAAACTTTCCACCCTTTCGCCCAGAGAAAAAGAAGTAGCCAAACTGATCCGGGATGGACAAACCACCCCCCGCATTGCCCAGCAATTATTTATTGCAGAATACACCGTCAATACTCACCGGAAAAATATTATTCATAAACTGGGATTAAAATCTACTGCGGAGCTGATAAAATTTGCGACGGAAAATAATCTGTAA